Below is a genomic region from Phycobacter azelaicus.
TCAGCGCAGGCAGCGCGATGTTCAGCACATAGGTACCAAACCGGCGCATGTCCTCTGGCGTGAACCAGCTCTTCCAGACGATAAGATAACCAAGCGCAAGCGCCGCATAGATGGGAAACGTGATGGCAAGGATCGCGCCCATGGGACCGACCCTCTTAGCCGATCCGCCCCTGATTCTCGCCGATCTGCCCACGATGCAGCAGCAGGTGATCGAGAATAACACAGGCCATCATCGCCTCGGCCACCGGAACCGCACGAATACCGACGCAGGGATCATGGCGACCCTTGGTAATCACCTCGGCTGGGGAGCCATCCTTGCGGATCGACTGGCGCGGCGTCAGGATCGAGGAGGTCGGCTTGACCGCGAAGCGTACCACCACATCTTGCCCAGTCGAAATCCCGCCGAGGATACCGCCCGCGTGGTTGCTGGAGTAGACCGGCTGGCCGTCATTGCCCATGAAAATCTCATCGGCGTTTTCCGAGCCCTTCAGGCGCGCGGCATTCATGCCCTCGCCGATCTCGACGCCCTTTACCGCGTTGATCGACATCATCGCCGCCGCCAGATCGGTATCGAGCTTGCCATAGATGGGCGCGCCAATGCCTGCGGGAACACCGCGCGCGACAACCTCGATCACCGCGCCAACGGAATCATGCGCCTTGCGCAGGGCCTGCAGGTAGTCTTCCCAATCCTGAACCGCGCCCGCATCGGGGATCCAGAAGTCGTTCTGATCGATCGCGTCCCAATCAAACCGCTCCCGGTCGATCTCCATCTCGCCCATGGCAACCATGTAGCCCTTGATCGTGAGGTTCGGCACCAGCGCCTTGATCGCCTCGCGCGCAACGCCGCCCGCTGCCACCCGCGCCGCAGTTTCCCGCGCCGAAGACCGCCCGCCGCCGCGATAATCGCGGTTGCCGTATTTCTGATAGTAGGTGATATCCGCATGACCGGGGCGAAAGGTCTGGGCAATATCGCCGTAGTCTTTTGAGCGCTGGTCAGTGTTCTCGATCATCAGCTGAATCGGGGTGCCGGTAGATTTGCCCTCGAAGACGCCCGACAGGATCTTGACCGCATCGGGTTCATTGCGCTGGGTCATGTTCTTGTTCTGACCGGGGCGGCGCTTGTCGAGCCACTGTTGCAGCATCTCCGGCTCAATCGGCACATTCGGCGGGCAGCCATCGACGGTGGCGCCCAGCGCGGGACCGTGGCTTTCACCCCAGGTGGTGACGCGGAAAAGATGGCCAAAGCTGTTCATCGACATGGGGGCGGTCTCCTTTGCGAGACGTGCTTAGCGGCGGGGCGGGCATGGCTCAAGAGCAATTGCGCCTGCTGCGCACGGTGCGGCAAGGCCCCGGTCACCTGTTTCGCGCGCGAAACATTCCGTCATTCCTTGTCTTTGCCCCCCTCGCGGCTTAGGTTGCGCTTCACCTCGGGGTGCGCATTGGCGCTGAGAGTACACCCGTTGAACCTGAACCGGCTCATACCGGCGGAGGGAAGGTTATGGAGCTGCCAGAACAAAAGGCCCTCCCCTTGCCCGTCGCCGCAAAGGAGGATGCCATGAAGTATTCTGTTTTTGCAGCGGGACTGCTGGGCGCATCGGCGGCATTTGCCGAAACGCCCGAATTGACCGTTTACACCTACGACAGCTTTGTCTCTGACTGGGGTCCTGGCCCTGCGGTTGAAAAGGCCTTTGAAGAAGTCTGCGGCTGCGACCTGAAACTGGTCGGCGCGGGCGATGGCGCCGCCCTTCTGGCGCGGATCAAGCTGGAAGGCGCGCGTTCGGACGCGGATGTGGTGCTGGGGCTCGATACCAACCTCACTGCCGCCGCCAGGGACAGCGGGCTGTTTGCGCCGCATTCCGTCAGTGCCGACTACGACCTGCCCATCGCATGGGGTGACGACACCTTCGTTCCTTATGACTGGGGCTATTTCGCCTTTGTCCACAATGCGGATGCCGATGTGCCGGGCGATTTCAAAGCGCTGGCCGCCAGCGACACCAAGATCGTGATTCAGGATCCCCGCTCCTCCACCCCCGGTCTGGGCCTGCTGATGTGGGTCAAAGCCGCTTACGGAGATGAGGCCCCCGCAATCTGGGAAGGGCTGTCGGACAATATCGTCACCGTCACCAAGGGCTGGTCCGAGGCCTATGGCATGTTCCTTGAGGGCGAGGCGGACATGGTTCTCTCCTACACCACCTCCCCCGCCTATCACCTGATTGCCGAGGAAGACACCAGCAAGGCGGCCGCGTCCTTCGCCGAAGGGCACTACATGCAGGTCGAAGTCGCCGGGAAACTGGCCGCCAGCGACCAGCCCGATCTGGCCGATCAGTTCCTGCAGTTCATGGTTTCGGATGCCTTCCAGTCCATCATCCCGACGACCAACTGGATGTATCCTGCCGTGACGCCTGCAGGCGGTTTGCCCAAGGGGTTTGAGACCTTGATCACCCCGGAAAAATCGCTGCTGCTGCCCGCTGATGAGGCTGCGGCAGTGCGTGACGCGGCGCTGGACGAATGGCGCGGCGCGCTCAGCCGTTAAGCCCGGCTGCGGGCTATGGCGCCGCTGCCCTGGTGGCGGCGCTGATCCTTGGCACGCTGGCAGCCGTTGCTTTTAGCGCCGAGGCCGGACGTGGCCTCAGCTCCGCCGATTGGGCGGCGGTGCGGTTCACGCTGATACAGGCGAGCCTTTCGGCCCTGTTCAGCGTCGCTTTGGCAGTCCCCGTTGCCCGCGCATTGGCGCGGAGACGGTTCAGGGGGCGCTCGGTTCTGATCGCCCTTCTCGGTGCGCCCTTCATCCTGCCGGTGATCGTTGCCATCCTTGGCCTTTTGGCGGTTTTTGGCCGCGCGGGCTGGGTCAGCGATGCGCTGGCGCTGTTCGGGCTTGAGCCGCTCTCTATCTACGGGCTGCACGGCGTGGTGCTGGCGCATGTTTTCTTCAACCTGCCGCTGGCGACCCGGCTGATCCTGCAAGGCTGGCAGGAGATCCCCGCCGAGCGCTTCCGCCTTGCTGCGCAGCTGGATGCAGGTCCGCGCGCCATGTGGCAATTGCTCGAAGCGCCAATGCTGGCCCGCGTGGTGCCGGGCGCGCTCGCCGTGGTCTTTGCCATTTGCCTGTCGAGTTTCGCCGTGGCGCTGACGCTGGGCGGAGGACCGCGCGCCACCACCATCGAGCTGGCGATCTTTCAAGCCTTCAGCTTTGATTTCGACCTCGGGCGTGCTGCGCTTCTGTCGGGGCTGCAACTGGTGCTGACCGCGCTGGCGGCAACGCTGGCCCTGCGCGCCCCGGTGGGTGAGGGGTTTGGCACGGGCCTGGACCGGATCCTGCGCCGCTGGGACGGGCAGAGCACTTTGGCACGTAGCCTTGATACCTTCTGGATTGTCTTTTCAGGTATGTTCCTGCTGCTCCCCCTCCTCGCCGTTGTCTTGTCCGGGCTACCCGGCGTGCTTTCATTGCCTGCATCCGTCTGGCAGGCGGCATTGGCCTCAATCCTTGTGGCAGGGGCGAGCACCCTGATCCTGCTGGCACTGGCCCTACCAATGGCGCTTGCGGCTGCCCTTGGCCGCCCCCTGCCGATGGAGATCGCCGGGCTGCTAGGACTTGCGGCCTCTCCTCTGGTGATCGGCACAGGGTTGTTCATCCTGATCTACCCTATCGCCAGCCCCTTTGCGCTAGCGCTGCCTGTAACGGCACTGGTCAATGCGGTGATGGCGCTGCCTTTCGCCTTGCGCATTCTGGTGCCCGCCTGCCGCGATGTGGTGGCGCGGCATTGCAAACTGGCGCTGACGCTCGATATGCGCGGCTGGCCTTTCCTGCGCCGGGTGGTCTTGCCGCGCCTGCGCGCTCAGATCGGATTTGCCGCGGGGCTTGCCGCGGCGCTGTCGATGGGGGATCTTGGGGTCATCGCCCTTTTTGCAGACCCTGAGGTCGCCACCCTGCCCTTGCAGGTCTACCGGCTGATGGGTGCCTACCAGATGCAAGCGGCGGCCGGGGCGGCGCTGTTACTGCTCGTGCTGTCGATGGGGGCATTCTGGATCCTCGACCGTGGAGGCCGCTGGCATGCTGAAGCTTGATCGCACCCGAATCGAGAACGGTGGCTTCACCCTGACCGCCAATCTGGAGATCCCGCGCGGCGCGCGCGTTGCGGTGATCGGCCCCTCGGGCGCAGGCAAATCCACCCTGTTCGAAGCCATTGCGGGGTTTCTGCCCCTCGTTTCCGGCCGTGTTGTATGGCAGGATAAGGACCTGACCGACCGCCTGCCTGGAAAGCGCCCGGTGGCGATGCTGTTTCAGGACGGCAACCTGTTTCCCCACCTGACGGCGTCGCAGAACGTAGGCCTTGGCCTCAATCCAAATCTGCGCCTCAGCGACGCAGAACACGCGCTTGTCGCGCAAGCATTGGATCGGGTCGGCCTCAAAGGCATGGAGTCACGCAAGCCCGCCGCACTGTCTGGTGGACAGCAAAGCCGGGTGGCGCTGGCGCGGGTGCTGGTGCAGGCGCGGGATATTCTGCTCTTGGACGAACCCTTCGCGGCGCTTGGACCGGCGTTGAAGGCCGAGATGCTGGATCTGGTCGCCGAACTGGCACAGGAAAGCGGCGCAACACTGTTGATGGTGAGCCATGACCCCGGCGATGCCCGCCGGATCGCGGATCAGGTGGTTCTGGTGGCCGAGGGCGTAGCGCAGGCCCCTCAACCAACGGCAGAGCTGCTGGACAACCCGCCGCCTGCGTTGAAAGCCTATCTGGGGTAGTTTGTTTTCAGAAGGGCAGTTCAGCGTCCGACCGAGGTGGGAGCGGAACGCGCCCGCCGTGGGGGCGGGCGGACGCGTGCCTGCCGCTGAAGCGGCAGGCTGTTGGTCACACATGCGAAGGTTTACGCAGCATGCGCCAATCCTTTTGCCTGTTCCCGCGTTTTGGTGATCATTAGCGCGGCTTGGGCGGCCTCGCGGCCCTTTTGGACGAAGTGATCGCGGTAGATCGCCATGTGGTGATCGGTTTCCTGAAAGTGATGCGGCGTCAGCGAGACGGACAAGACCGGAACGCCGGTGTCCATGCCTGCGCGCATCAGGCCATCTACCACGGCCTGTGCGACAAAGTCATGGCGGTAGATACCGCCATCCACCACCAGCGCGGCGCAGGCCACGGCGGCGTATTGGCCGGTCTTTGCCAGCTCCTGCGCCATCAGCGGCATCTCAAACGCGCCGGGAACGTCAAAGACATCGATCTGTTCGGCCGGGATCAATTCCTGAAAACCTTCGAGTGCGCGATCAACGATGTCGGCGTGCCAGTTGGCCTTGATGAATGCATATCGGGTGTGTGTCATGGTTATCTCCTTTAGGTTCGACACGTCACCCAAGGCGATAACGAACGGCAGGAGACCCGCCGCACTGGCAGGCCCTGTCGTACGTTCTCTTTCATCCGGACTGTAACCGTCGGCTCTGGCCTCTCACCAGATCTGCTTGTCACTTTCCTGACTGCTCCACAGCTTGATCCGAAAACCGGTTCTCCCTTTTCGGGCTGTGGACGCGCTTGTCCAAGCCACCGGAACCGATCTTCGTCTCACTGGCTGTGGGTGCATGACCCGAAAAGCCGCTCGCGGGCTTACGGGGTTCATGCCCCGCATACCGCCGGTGGGGAATTCCGCCCCGCCCTGAGAACGCAACGACATTGCCGACCCCAGAGTGAAGTTGCAAGAGGCCTTGATCACGGGCCCAACGCTGACACGCCTCTTTTCTTTGCCGTTAGAGGTTGTAGGCTACGGGAAAGACAGGGGAGAGAGACAGTGAAGCTATATTACTCGGCGGCCTCGCCGTTCGTGCGCAAGGTGATGGTGGTGCTGCATGAAACCGAGCAGCTGGAGGACGTTGACATCATTGATGTGCACACCACTGCGCTTGATCCTGACGAAGCCCTCAAGACCAGCAACCCCCTGGCGAAGATCCCTGCTCTGTCGCGCGGCAATGGGCCGACACTTTACGACAGCCGGGTGATCTGCGCCTATCTGGACCACCGCGCGGGTAGCAATCTGTATGGTCGTTCCTGGGATACCAAGGTGCTGGAGGCCACCGCCGATGGAATCATGGAGGCCGCCGTCCTGATGACCTACGAGCGTCGCCTGCGCCCCGAGAACATGATCTACGAACCCTGGCTGGAGGCCCAGCTGAACAAGGTTCTTGGCGCCTGCTCCGCGCTCAATGATCGCTGGATGGCGCATCTGAAAAGCCCATTGGACATGGGACAAATCGCCGTAGGCTGCGCTTTGGCTTATCTCGATTTCCGGCATCCGACGTCAAACTGGCGCCACGGGAACGAAGCCCTCGCTGAATGGTTCAAGTCCTTCGAATCGCGCCCCTCCATGCAGGAAACAAAGCCGCCTGCCGGCTGACTGCGCCATTTGGTCCCAACACGTATCAACCAAATCATAAGTGGTTTTTGCGACAGCTTGCCCAAAGAAACTGCTCGGGCAGGCTCGGTGCGCGTATATGACGGCTGGACGAAAGGACTTCTCCCCGCTAGATACCCGCGTTGAGGCACTGCGGACTTTGAGCAGTGTATGCGCATGTTTGCCCTAAACGGGCGCTGGAATTGGAGAAAACCTCGTGTCCCACGCAGAAGACAACGAAGGAACCCGGAGAGATTTCCTCTACTACGCCACTGCCGGCGCCGGGGCAGTCACCGCAGGTGCCGCAGTTTGGCCCCTCGTCAACCAGATGAACCCATCTGCCGACGTCAAGGCGCTGTCCTCGATCCTGGTCGATATCAGTGGCGTTGAGGTGGGAACCCAGATTTCCGTTATGTTCCTTGGCAAGCCGGTGTTCATCCGTCGCCGGACCCAAGCCGAAATCGACGAAGCCCGCGCGGTTGCGCTGAGCGATCTGATTGACGCGGGTTCGGAAAACCCGAACAAGCCGGGCACCGATGCATCCGACGAAAACCGCACCATGGACGAAGCCGGCGAATGGCTGGTGATGATGGGTGTCTGTACCCACCTCGGCTGCGTGCCGCTGGGTGACGGTGCCGGTGAATTCAACGGCTGGTTCTGCCCCTGCCACGGCTCGCACTACGATACCGCCGGACGGATCCGGAAAGGCCCCGCACCGACGAACCTGCCCGTGCCGGTCGCCGAATTCGTCGACGAAACCACAATCAAGCTGGGATAAGGAGACGTATCATGTCCGGTATTCCGCACGACCACTACGAACCGAAGTCTGACGGCGAAAAGTGGCTTCACAGCCGCCTGCCGATCGTCGGCCTTCTCTATGACACCCTGATGATTCCCACTCCAAAGAACCTCAACTGGATGTGGATCTGGGGCATCGTGCTGACGTTCTGTCTGGCACTGCAGATCATCACCGGCATCGTTCTGGTGATGCACTACACTCCCCATGTGGATCTCGCCTTTGCCTCCGTTGAGCATATCATGCGCAACGTGAATGGCGGTCACATGATCCGCTACCTGCACCAGAACGGCGCCTCGCTGTTCTTTGTTGCGGTCTACATTCACATCTTCCGTGGTCTCTACTACGGGTCCTACAAGGCTCCGCGCGAAGTGACGTGGATCATCGGTATGCTGATCTACCTCTGCATGATGGGCACCGCCTTCATGGGCTACGTGCTGCCATGGGGTCAGATGTCCTTCTGGGGCGCGACCGTGATCACCGGCCTGTTCGGCGCCATCCCCTTCGTGGGCGAAGCCATTCAGACCTGGCTGCTGGGCGGACCCGCCGTGGACAACGCGACGCTGAACCGCTTCTTCTCGCTGCACTATCTGTTGCCGTTCGTGATTGCGGGCCTCGTGATCGTTCACATCTGGGCCTTCCACACCACCGGCAACAACAACCCCACCGGTGTTGAAGTGCGCCGCGGATCGAAAGAGGAAGCCAACAAGGACACCCTGCCCTTCTGGCCCTACTTCGTGATCAAGGACTTCCTTGGTCTGGCTGTTGTGCTGCTGGTCTTCTGGGCGATCGTCGGCTTCATGCCGAACTACCTCGGTCACCCCGACAACTACATCGAAGCCAACCCGCTGGCGACACCTGCACACATCGTGCCCGAATGGTACTTCCTGCCGTTCTACGCAATCCTGCGCGCCTTTACCGCTGACGTCTGGGTGGTTCAGATCGCCTCCTTCGTCACCGGTGGCATCATCGATGCGAAGTTCTTCGGCGTACTGGCCATGTTCGGTGCGATCGCAGTGATGGCTCTGGCGCCCTGGCTGGACACCAGCCGCGTGCGCTCTGGTCGCTACCGCCCGATGTTCAAGTGGTGGTTCTACCTCCTGGTCATCGACTTCTTTGCCCTGATGTGGCTCGGTGCAATGCCGGCAGAATACCCCTACGACGTATTCTCGCTGATCGCATCCGCCTACTGGTTCGCCTACTTCCTGGTGATCCTGCCGCTCCTGGGCGTGATCGAGAAGCCGGACGCAATCCCGGAAACCATCGAAGAGGATTTCAACGCCCACTACGGCACGAAATCCGGTGAAGCCACTCCTGCCGAGTAAGCCAGAAGGACTGCTACCAATGTTGAAAAAAATCGCAACCGGTGCCGCCTTTGCTCTGGCGCTCATCCCTGCCGCAGGTTTTGCGGCAGGCGCAGCGGGCGAAGTCGAGGACTTCCAGTTCTCGTTCGAAGGCCCCTTTGGTGCCTATGATCAGAACCAGCTGCAGCGCGGCCTTCAGATCTACACCGAGGTCTGCGCAGCCTGCCACGGACTGAAGCAAGTGCCTCTGCGCACCCTCGCCGATGAGGGTGGCCCCGGCCTGCCCGCGGATCAGGTTCGTGCCTACGCAGCTGAAAACTTCGAAGTTTTCGACGAAGAGCTGGACGATTTCCGCCCGGCTAAACCTGTCGACCACTTCCCGGAAATCACCGCAGCAAACGCGCCCGACCTCAGCCTGATGGCCAAGGCGCGCGCAGGCTTCCACGGCCCTTATGGCCTGGGCCTCAACCAGCTGTTCAAAGGTATGGGTGGTGCGGAATACATCGCCTCCCTGCTGGACGGCTACACCGGTGAGGAAAAGGAAGAAGCAGGCACCATTTTCTATGAGAACACCGCCTTCCCCGGCGGCTGGATCTCGATGGCTCCGCCGCTGTCGGATGAACAGGTGGAATTCGCTGACGGCCACGCAAACGACGTCAAAAGCATGTCTGCCGACGTCGCTGCCTTCCTGATGTGGACCGCAGAGCCCAAGATGATGGAGCGCAAGCAAGCCGGTTTCGTCGGTGTGCTGATCCTGACCGTGCTGTCGGTGCTGCTGTACCTCACCAATAAGCGCCTCTGGGCACCGCACAAGGGCAAGAAGACCTCCTGATCGGTCTGCCCCTGATGCAGAAACAAGAACCCCCGCCACTGGCGGGGGTTTTCTTTTGACAGATGATGTCACGTTCAAGCCGCTTCGGAACACCGGCACACATCAGGCCGTAAGCTGCATACCTCTTGCCCCAGTAATGACCGCTGTTACGATCTGCCCTTCCTCCTGGGGTATCTCGAAGGTCACCTCTGTGAACTGCTCGGTCCGGCCCATGTGAGGGTTTTCCATCAGGATGCGGTGGGTCTGCCCCACCTGTGTGGCCAGATGTTTCTGTACCTGAGCATCCCCTGCAGCGCGCAGGCGGGCAGCACGCTCTTTTATGGTCCTGCCATCCACCTGTTTCGGGATCTTGGCCGCTGGCGTGCCTTCCCGTTTCGAATAGGGAAAGACATGCAGCCAGGTCAGGTCGCAGTCGGTCACCAGCTTCAGGGAATTATCGAAATGCGCCTCGGTCTCGGTCGGGAAACCGGCGATGATATCAGCGCCAAAGGTCATCTCGGGGCGCAGTTTGCGCGCCTCCTCGGCAAAGCGGATGGCATCATCGCGCAGATGACGCCGCGCCATGCGTTTGAGGATCATGTCGTCGCCATGCTGCAAGGACAGGTGCAGATGCGGCATCAGGCGTGACTCGGTGGCGATGGCCTGCATCAGGTTCTCGTCCACCTCGATCGAATCGATGGATGAAATCCGCAGGCGTGGCAGGTCCGGCACAAGCTTCAGAATCCGCATCACCAGATCGCCCAGTTTCGGCTGCGCAGGCAGATCCGACCCCCAAGACGTGAGATCCACGCCGGTTAGCACCACCTCGTTATAGCCCCGGTCCACCAGCCGTTTGATCTGGTCCACCACCACACCCGCAGGCACCGAGCGCGAATTACCACGGCCATAGGGGATGATGCAGAAGGTGCAGCGGTGATCGCAGCCGTTCTGCACCTGTACATAGGCGCGGGAGCGCGTGCCAAAGCCGTCGATCAGATGGCCTGCGGTTTCAGTGACCGACATGATGTCATCGACCTGAACCTTCTCGGTCTCGCCAATGAAATCGGGACCCTTGGCGATTTCAGCCCAAGTATCCGGCTGCATCTTTTCGGTATTGCCGATGACACGGGTGACCTCTTCCATGGCGGCAAAGGTTTCTGGCTCGGTCTGGGCGGCGCAGCCGGTGACGATAATG
It encodes:
- the aroC gene encoding chorismate synthase, whose translation is MSMNSFGHLFRVTTWGESHGPALGATVDGCPPNVPIEPEMLQQWLDKRRPGQNKNMTQRNEPDAVKILSGVFEGKSTGTPIQLMIENTDQRSKDYGDIAQTFRPGHADITYYQKYGNRDYRGGGRSSARETAARVAAGGVAREAIKALVPNLTIKGYMVAMGEMEIDRERFDWDAIDQNDFWIPDAGAVQDWEDYLQALRKAHDSVGAVIEVVARGVPAGIGAPIYGKLDTDLAAAMMSINAVKGVEIGEGMNAARLKGSENADEIFMGNDGQPVYSSNHAGGILGGISTGQDVVVRFAVKPTSSILTPRQSIRKDGSPAEVITKGRHDPCVGIRAVPVAEAMMACVILDHLLLHRGQIGENQGRIG
- the thiB gene encoding thiamine ABC transporter substrate binding subunit, which gives rise to MKYSVFAAGLLGASAAFAETPELTVYTYDSFVSDWGPGPAVEKAFEEVCGCDLKLVGAGDGAALLARIKLEGARSDADVVLGLDTNLTAAARDSGLFAPHSVSADYDLPIAWGDDTFVPYDWGYFAFVHNADADVPGDFKALAASDTKIVIQDPRSSTPGLGLLMWVKAAYGDEAPAIWEGLSDNIVTVTKGWSEAYGMFLEGEADMVLSYTTSPAYHLIAEEDTSKAAASFAEGHYMQVEVAGKLAASDQPDLADQFLQFMVSDAFQSIIPTTNWMYPAVTPAGGLPKGFETLITPEKSLLLPADEAAAVRDAALDEWRGALSR
- a CDS encoding thiamine/thiamine pyrophosphate ABC transporter permease ThiP; the protein is MARRAQPLSPAAGYGAAALVAALILGTLAAVAFSAEAGRGLSSADWAAVRFTLIQASLSALFSVALAVPVARALARRRFRGRSVLIALLGAPFILPVIVAILGLLAVFGRAGWVSDALALFGLEPLSIYGLHGVVLAHVFFNLPLATRLILQGWQEIPAERFRLAAQLDAGPRAMWQLLEAPMLARVVPGALAVVFAICLSSFAVALTLGGGPRATTIELAIFQAFSFDFDLGRAALLSGLQLVLTALAATLALRAPVGEGFGTGLDRILRRWDGQSTLARSLDTFWIVFSGMFLLLPLLAVVLSGLPGVLSLPASVWQAALASILVAGASTLILLALALPMALAAALGRPLPMEIAGLLGLAASPLVIGTGLFILIYPIASPFALALPVTALVNAVMALPFALRILVPACRDVVARHCKLALTLDMRGWPFLRRVVLPRLRAQIGFAAGLAAALSMGDLGVIALFADPEVATLPLQVYRLMGAYQMQAAAGAALLLLVLSMGAFWILDRGGRWHAEA
- a CDS encoding thiamine ABC transporter ATP-binding protein; amino-acid sequence: MLKLDRTRIENGGFTLTANLEIPRGARVAVIGPSGAGKSTLFEAIAGFLPLVSGRVVWQDKDLTDRLPGKRPVAMLFQDGNLFPHLTASQNVGLGLNPNLRLSDAEHALVAQALDRVGLKGMESRKPAALSGGQQSRVALARVLVQARDILLLDEPFAALGPALKAEMLDLVAELAQESGATLLMVSHDPGDARRIADQVVLVAEGVAQAPQPTAELLDNPPPALKAYLG
- a CDS encoding 6,7-dimethyl-8-ribityllumazine synthase; the protein is MTHTRYAFIKANWHADIVDRALEGFQELIPAEQIDVFDVPGAFEMPLMAQELAKTGQYAAVACAALVVDGGIYRHDFVAQAVVDGLMRAGMDTGVPVLSVSLTPHHFQETDHHMAIYRDHFVQKGREAAQAALMITKTREQAKGLAHAA
- a CDS encoding glutathione S-transferase; translation: MKLYYSAASPFVRKVMVVLHETEQLEDVDIIDVHTTALDPDEALKTSNPLAKIPALSRGNGPTLYDSRVICAYLDHRAGSNLYGRSWDTKVLEATADGIMEAAVLMTYERRLRPENMIYEPWLEAQLNKVLGACSALNDRWMAHLKSPLDMGQIAVGCALAYLDFRHPTSNWRHGNEALAEWFKSFESRPSMQETKPPAG
- the petA gene encoding ubiquinol-cytochrome c reductase iron-sulfur subunit; the encoded protein is MSHAEDNEGTRRDFLYYATAGAGAVTAGAAVWPLVNQMNPSADVKALSSILVDISGVEVGTQISVMFLGKPVFIRRRTQAEIDEARAVALSDLIDAGSENPNKPGTDASDENRTMDEAGEWLVMMGVCTHLGCVPLGDGAGEFNGWFCPCHGSHYDTAGRIRKGPAPTNLPVPVAEFVDETTIKLG
- the petB gene encoding cytochrome b, with amino-acid sequence MSGIPHDHYEPKSDGEKWLHSRLPIVGLLYDTLMIPTPKNLNWMWIWGIVLTFCLALQIITGIVLVMHYTPHVDLAFASVEHIMRNVNGGHMIRYLHQNGASLFFVAVYIHIFRGLYYGSYKAPREVTWIIGMLIYLCMMGTAFMGYVLPWGQMSFWGATVITGLFGAIPFVGEAIQTWLLGGPAVDNATLNRFFSLHYLLPFVIAGLVIVHIWAFHTTGNNNPTGVEVRRGSKEEANKDTLPFWPYFVIKDFLGLAVVLLVFWAIVGFMPNYLGHPDNYIEANPLATPAHIVPEWYFLPFYAILRAFTADVWVVQIASFVTGGIIDAKFFGVLAMFGAIAVMALAPWLDTSRVRSGRYRPMFKWWFYLLVIDFFALMWLGAMPAEYPYDVFSLIASAYWFAYFLVILPLLGVIEKPDAIPETIEEDFNAHYGTKSGEATPAE
- a CDS encoding cytochrome c1, with amino-acid sequence MLKKIATGAAFALALIPAAGFAAGAAGEVEDFQFSFEGPFGAYDQNQLQRGLQIYTEVCAACHGLKQVPLRTLADEGGPGLPADQVRAYAAENFEVFDEELDDFRPAKPVDHFPEITAANAPDLSLMAKARAGFHGPYGLGLNQLFKGMGGAEYIASLLDGYTGEEKEEAGTIFYENTAFPGGWISMAPPLSDEQVEFADGHANDVKSMSADVAAFLMWTAEPKMMERKQAGFVGVLILTVLSVLLYLTNKRLWAPHKGKKTS
- the mtaB gene encoding tRNA (N(6)-L-threonylcarbamoyladenosine(37)-C(2))-methylthiotransferase MtaB codes for the protein MTAPKFTTLGCRLNAYETEAMKELSRAAGLENAVVVNTCAVTAEAVRKARQEIRRLRRENPEAPIIVTGCAAQTEPETFAAMEEVTRVIGNTEKMQPDTWAEIAKGPDFIGETEKVQVDDIMSVTETAGHLIDGFGTRSRAYVQVQNGCDHRCTFCIIPYGRGNSRSVPAGVVVDQIKRLVDRGYNEVVLTGVDLTSWGSDLPAQPKLGDLVMRILKLVPDLPRLRISSIDSIEVDENLMQAIATESRLMPHLHLSLQHGDDMILKRMARRHLRDDAIRFAEEARKLRPEMTFGADIIAGFPTETEAHFDNSLKLVTDCDLTWLHVFPYSKREGTPAAKIPKQVDGRTIKERAARLRAAGDAQVQKHLATQVGQTHRILMENPHMGRTEQFTEVTFEIPQEEGQIVTAVITGARGMQLTA